Proteins encoded by one window of Arachis ipaensis cultivar K30076 chromosome B04, Araip1.1, whole genome shotgun sequence:
- the LOC107639256 gene encoding uncharacterized protein At1g04910 isoform X1 — translation MHAYNRLPSSGHSSPSPPPSPLRSPRLRHGRSKTGRFSPGHPGAGGGVGRTAAQRLAWSFLSLLLRRQGVFLFAPLIYISGMLLYMGSASFDVVPVIKHRPAPGSVYRSPQLYARLRPEMDADNSSADAISTIWKIPYKGGEWKPCVNRSSQGLPESNGFIYVEANGGLNQQRTSVCNAVAVAGYLNATLVIPNFHYHSIWKDPSKFKDIYDEEYFISTLKNDVRIVDRIPEYLMERFGSNMSNVHNFRIKAWSSIQYYKDVVLPKLLEEKVIRISPFANRLSFDAPPAVQRLRCLANYEALRFSNPLLTIGESLVERMRKRSAINGGKYVSVHLRFEEDMVAFSCCVFDGGEQEREDMIAARERGWKGKFTKPGRVIRPGAIRINGKCPLTPLEVGLMLRGMGFTKNTSIFLASGKIYNAEKTMAPLLEMFPNLHTKETLATEEELAPFKNYSSRMAAIDYTVCLHSEAFVTTQGGNFPHFLLGHRRYLYGGHAKTIKPDKRKLALLFDNPNIGWKSFKRQLLNMRANSDSKGVEIKRPNDSIYSFPCPDCMCHANKTDNSRSSSAA, via the exons ATGCACGCGTATAACAGGCTACCGAGCAGTGGCCACTCATCGCCGTCGCCGCCGCCGTCACCACTGCGATCACCAAGGCTCCGACACGGTAGGTCCAAAACAGGAAGGTTTTCTCCGGGACACCCTGGCGCCGGCGGAGGGGTTGGCCGGACCGCCGCGCAGCGCCTTGCGTGGTCGTTTCTTTCGCTGCTTTTGCGGCGGCAAGGGGTTTTCCTTTTCGCGCCGTTAATCTACATCTCAGGGATGCTTCTCTACATGGGCTCCGCCTCATTCGACGTCGTTCCGGTCATCAAGCACCGCCCTGCGCCAGGCTCCGTTTACCGTAGCCCTCAGCTCTACGCCAGGCTTCGCCCTGAGATGGATGCTGATAATTCTTCTGCAGATGCG ATATCAACAATCTGGAAGATTCCATATAAAGGTGGCGAGTGGAAACCATGTGTTAACAGATCTTCACAAG GCCTACCTGAATCAAATGGATTCATATATGTAGAAGCTAATGGTGGCTTAAATCAGCAACGGACATCA GTATGCAATGCTGTTGCTGTGGCCGGCTATCTCAATGCTACCCTTGTGATTCCCAACTTCCATTATCATAGCATATGGAAAGATCCTAG CAAGTTCAAGGACATTTATGACGAAGAATATTTTATCAGCACCTTGAAAAATGATGTACGAATAGTTGACAGGATTCCCGAGTACCTAATGGAAAGATTTGGCAGCAATATGTCAAATGTCCACAATTTCAGGATCAAGGCATGGTCATCTATTCAATATTACAAAGATGTGGTACTTCCAAAGTTACTCGAGGAAAA GGTTATCAGGATTTCACCATTTGCAAATAGATTGTCATTTGATGCTCCTCCAGCAGTCCAACGCCTTAGATGCTTAGCGAACTACGAAGCTTTACGGTTTTCAAATCCTTTATTGACCATTGGTGAATCCTTGGTTGAAAGAATGAGAAAACGCAGTGCTATCAATGGTGGCAAATATGTCTCTGTACATCTTCGTTTTGAAGAG GATATGGTCGCTTTCTCGTGTTGTGTTTTTGATGGTGGAGAACAGGAGAGAGAAGACATGATTGCAGCAAGAGAAAGAGGTTGGAAAGGGAAGTTTACAAAACCTGGACGAGTTATTCGTCCTGGAGCCATCCGGATCAATGGGAAGTGTCCCCTCACTCCATTAGAG GTTGGCCTGATGCTGAGAGGAATGGGATTCACAAAGAACACTTCTATCTTTTTGGCATCTGGAAAGATATATAATGCCGAAAAAACAATGGCTCCATTACTTGAAATGTTCCCTAATTTGCACACTAAGGAAACTCTTGCAACAGAAGAGGAACTTGCTCCATTTAAG AATTATTCTTCCAGGATGGCTGCCATAGATTACACTGTTTGTCTTCATAGTGAGGCGTTTGTCACGACTCAGGGTGGTAACTTCCCTCATTTTCTGCTGGGCCACAGAAGATACTTGTATGGTGGACATGCTAAGACAATTAAACCTGATAAACGGAAGTTAGCATTGCTGTTTGATAATCCCAATATAGG ATGGAAGAGTTTCAAGCGTCAACTGCTGAACATGAGAGCCAATAGTGATTCCAAGGGAGTTGAGATCAAGAGACCGAATGACTCAATCTATAGCTTCCCATGCCCAGATTGCATGTGCCATGCCAACAAAACTGACAACTCAAGATCTTCATCAGCCGCTTGA
- the LOC107639256 gene encoding uncharacterized protein At1g04910 isoform X2 encodes MKFCYHKFECKISTIWKIPYKGGEWKPCVNRSSQGLPESNGFIYVEANGGLNQQRTSVCNAVAVAGYLNATLVIPNFHYHSIWKDPSKFKDIYDEEYFISTLKNDVRIVDRIPEYLMERFGSNMSNVHNFRIKAWSSIQYYKDVVLPKLLEEKVIRISPFANRLSFDAPPAVQRLRCLANYEALRFSNPLLTIGESLVERMRKRSAINGGKYVSVHLRFEEDMVAFSCCVFDGGEQEREDMIAARERGWKGKFTKPGRVIRPGAIRINGKCPLTPLEVGLMLRGMGFTKNTSIFLASGKIYNAEKTMAPLLEMFPNLHTKETLATEEELAPFKNYSSRMAAIDYTVCLHSEAFVTTQGGNFPHFLLGHRRYLYGGHAKTIKPDKRKLALLFDNPNIGWKSFKRQLLNMRANSDSKGVEIKRPNDSIYSFPCPDCMCHANKTDNSRSSSAA; translated from the exons ATGAAGTTTTGTTACCACAAGTTTGAATGTAAG ATATCAACAATCTGGAAGATTCCATATAAAGGTGGCGAGTGGAAACCATGTGTTAACAGATCTTCACAAG GCCTACCTGAATCAAATGGATTCATATATGTAGAAGCTAATGGTGGCTTAAATCAGCAACGGACATCA GTATGCAATGCTGTTGCTGTGGCCGGCTATCTCAATGCTACCCTTGTGATTCCCAACTTCCATTATCATAGCATATGGAAAGATCCTAG CAAGTTCAAGGACATTTATGACGAAGAATATTTTATCAGCACCTTGAAAAATGATGTACGAATAGTTGACAGGATTCCCGAGTACCTAATGGAAAGATTTGGCAGCAATATGTCAAATGTCCACAATTTCAGGATCAAGGCATGGTCATCTATTCAATATTACAAAGATGTGGTACTTCCAAAGTTACTCGAGGAAAA GGTTATCAGGATTTCACCATTTGCAAATAGATTGTCATTTGATGCTCCTCCAGCAGTCCAACGCCTTAGATGCTTAGCGAACTACGAAGCTTTACGGTTTTCAAATCCTTTATTGACCATTGGTGAATCCTTGGTTGAAAGAATGAGAAAACGCAGTGCTATCAATGGTGGCAAATATGTCTCTGTACATCTTCGTTTTGAAGAG GATATGGTCGCTTTCTCGTGTTGTGTTTTTGATGGTGGAGAACAGGAGAGAGAAGACATGATTGCAGCAAGAGAAAGAGGTTGGAAAGGGAAGTTTACAAAACCTGGACGAGTTATTCGTCCTGGAGCCATCCGGATCAATGGGAAGTGTCCCCTCACTCCATTAGAG GTTGGCCTGATGCTGAGAGGAATGGGATTCACAAAGAACACTTCTATCTTTTTGGCATCTGGAAAGATATATAATGCCGAAAAAACAATGGCTCCATTACTTGAAATGTTCCCTAATTTGCACACTAAGGAAACTCTTGCAACAGAAGAGGAACTTGCTCCATTTAAG AATTATTCTTCCAGGATGGCTGCCATAGATTACACTGTTTGTCTTCATAGTGAGGCGTTTGTCACGACTCAGGGTGGTAACTTCCCTCATTTTCTGCTGGGCCACAGAAGATACTTGTATGGTGGACATGCTAAGACAATTAAACCTGATAAACGGAAGTTAGCATTGCTGTTTGATAATCCCAATATAGG ATGGAAGAGTTTCAAGCGTCAACTGCTGAACATGAGAGCCAATAGTGATTCCAAGGGAGTTGAGATCAAGAGACCGAATGACTCAATCTATAGCTTCCCATGCCCAGATTGCATGTGCCATGCCAACAAAACTGACAACTCAAGATCTTCATCAGCCGCTTGA